The sequence CTATCCGGATCCCAGCCCATTTTAGAAGGTAATAAGCCGTGTTTTTCTAATCTTTTTTTTGAAAGTTCATAAATTGCATCATCTGAACCGCTAACATGCATGCCTTTTTGCTTTAAAGCAATCGCAAGGCTGTGCATAGTGCTTCCGCCAACAGCAATAAAGTGGACCTTTTTTTTAGAATTAGTCATTGATTTATGGAACAAATATTTCTTATCATTAAACTGAGGGCAAAAGTAAAATAAAATTAGAGAATAGAAATCAGAAACAGGAAAATAGTTAGTTTTTGGTTGTTAGTTTTTGGTTATGGTTTGATAGTTTATGGTTACCCCGCACATAAATCTTTTGATATATTA is a genomic window of Cytophagales bacterium containing:
- a CDS encoding DUF3185 family protein; this encodes MEIRNRKIVSFWLLVFGYGLIVYGYPAHKSFDIL